The Coffea eugenioides isolate CCC68of chromosome 8, Ceug_1.0, whole genome shotgun sequence genome has a segment encoding these proteins:
- the LOC113779338 gene encoding disease resistance protein RPM1-like isoform X2 has product MAETVLSFVLDQLSTFLREEGRVLGGLRQEVQFIRDELGHMTAFLREAEAKEEDAQPRLQEWIKQVREAAYDTEDILDDFVARFARHLPTGFYGFVRRIFSSIKNLRARHRVASEIQSIKSRIESISAGHQRYQSEYGISAQASNSLSAVNNTTWRYSRDDALLVEEDKLVGIDQPKKHLISQLLQGDDHQLKVVSVVGMGGLGKTTLVKRVHEDLEVRRHFPVRAWVTVSQTCDFQYLLKDLIRQLHEAGKKPVPQSIESMTTTELKEIIKDFLQQAGRYAIVFDDVWDVEFWNTIKFALPESGHGNRVMLTTRKSDVASDSCIESRGYINRLEPLSFEDSWTLFCNKIFKGGTCPGHLMDVAKVILDKCEGLPLAILAISGLLASKDVNRIDEWEMVRRSLGGELEGTGKLDRVKKILSLSYSDLPWHLKTCLLYTSIYPEDYKIGCLRLVNLWIAERFVEWREGINIEDVALGYLSELVNRSLIQVTRVFYEGNCRVHDLLREIIVSKSREQNMVTITTGQPTMWPSEQVRRLVVHSSSSNNTQQRPNYFFDHLRSFVTIGSKNPLLSSMLLSDVLRSSKLLKVLDLRGQKTRKEIPNEIFNSFHLKHLDLYGTGVERVPKGIGKLQHLEYLNLGKTGVRELPMEILKLQKLRFLKVYQQVDSSDDDYGYHGFKAPSNMGGLLALEILKSIDASSGSTIVKEIGKLTQLRELYITKLRREDGKELCSSLANLTSLRELCVDSIGKGDDHEIIDLNHRPPASSSSSSSFLQSLRMLILCGRLEKMPQWVARLYGLVRIDLDWSRLRGEEDPLESLQHLPNLDSINFCGSYQGEGLCFKAGGFLNLKWLHLKRMEGLRWMRVEEGALPRLQNLILERLPLLEELPLGIQQLSQLQRLTLYEMSSQLREKLLENQKEESEDYRKIAHIPEILIGYYTDDRKWRHRSLWAKKKKT; this is encoded by the coding sequence ATGGCAGAAACGGTTCTCTCTTTCGTGCTGGATCAACTCTCAACTTTTCTGCGCGAGGAGGGACGAGTATTGGGAGGGCTTCGGCAAGAGGTCCAATTCATCAGGGACGAGTTGGGGCACATGACAGCTTTCCTGAGAGAGGcagaagcaaaagaagaagatgCTCAACCCAGGCTCCAAGAATGGATCAAGCAAGTGCGAGAGGCTGCTTATGACACTGAAGACATTCTTGATGATTTTGTAGCTCGCTTTGCTCGGCATCTCCCAACAGGATTCTACGGCTTTGTTCGGAGAATTTTCAGCTCCATCAAGAATTTGAGAGCTCGTCATCGAGTTGCCAGCGAAATACAAAGCATCAAGTCCAGAATCGAAAGTATTTCTGCAGGTCATCAAAGGTACCAATCCGAATATGGTATCTCTGCCCAAGCGTCCAACTCACTTTCTGCTGTGAACAACACAACATGGCGCTATAGCAGAGATGATGCCCTGCTTGTGGAAGAAGATAAATTAGTTGGCATTGACCAGCCCAAGAAACATCTAATTTCTCAGCTCCTCCAAGGGGATGATCACCAACTGAAAGTTGTTTCAGTGGTTGGTATGGGAGGACTTGGCAAAACTACCCTAGTGAAAAGAGTCCATGAGGATCTTGAAGTCAGAAGGCATTTCCCAGTTCGTGCTTGGGTAACTGTCTCTCAAACATGTGACTTTCAGTACCTCCTGAAAGACTTGATTCGGCAGTTACACGAGGCAGGGAAGAAACCAGTCCCGCAATCGATCGAGTCCATGACTACCACCGAGCTGAAAGAAattatcaaagattttcttcaacaagctGGAAGGTATGCAATTGTTTTTGATGATGTATGGGACGTGGAATTTTGGAATACCATCAAATTTGCTCTGCCCGAGAGTGGCCACGGCAACCGTGTCATGCTAACAACTCGGAAATCTGATGTAGCCTCTGATTCTTGCATTGAATCTCGGGGTTATATCAACAGATTGGAGCCACTGTCCTTTGAAGATTCGTGGACCCTGTTTTGCAACAAGATCTTTAAGGGAGGTACTTGCCCTGGCCATTTGATGGATGTTGCCAAAGTTATATTGGATAAATGTGAGGGCTTGCCCCTTGCAATTCTTGCAATCAGCGGGCTTTTGGCTTCGAAAGATGTAAACAGAATAGATGAATGGGAGATGGTTCGACGCAGTCTTGGGGGTGAATTAGAAGGCACGGGTAAGTTGGACAGAGTTAAAAAGATACTTTCTCTCAGTTATAGCGACCTGCCTTGGCATCTAAAGACATGTCTGTTGTACACAAGTATTTATCCAGAGGATTACAAAATAGGGTGCCTGAGACTCGTTAATTTGTGGATTGCTGAGAGGTTTGTAGAATGGAGAGAAGGAATCAATATTGAAGATGTAGCTTTGGGTTATCTCAGTGAACTCGTCAATAGAAGCCTAATTCAAGTGACTCGTGTGTTTTATGAAGGAAATTGTCGAGTCCATGATCTATTGCGAGAAATTATCGTTTCCAAGTCAAGAGAACAAAACATGGTCACAATTACTACTGGACAACCAACGATGTGGCCGTCCGAGCAGGTACGCCGTCTAGTAGTccatagtagtagtagtaaCAACACCCAGCAAAGACCAAATTATTTCTTTGACCACCTTCGGTCGTTCGTTACAATTGGATCGAAAAACCCACTCCTGTCCAGTATGTTGTTATCTGATGTTTTAAGGAGTAGTAAGTTGTTAAAGGTTTTGGATTTGAGAGGTCAAAAGACACGGAAGGAAATACCAAATGAGATTTTCAACTCGTTTCATCTCAAGCATCTGGACCTATATGGTACAGGAGTGGAGAGAGTCCCAAAAGGCATTGGGAAGCTTCAACACTTGGAGTATCTGAATTTGGGAAAAACCGGAGTTAGGGAATTACCCATGGAAATCCTAAAGCTGCAAAAACTTCGGTTTCTCAAAGTATATCAACAAGTTGATTCTTCCGATGATGATTATGGATATCATGGGTTTAAAGCTCCCTCAAATATGGGAGGGCTTCTTGCCCTAGAAATATTAAAATCCATAGATGCAAGTAGTGGATCCACAATAGTCAAGGAGATAGGAAAGCTGACCCAATTAAGAGAGCTATATATTACAAAGTTAAGAAGAGAAGACGGAAAGGAGCTCTGCTCCTCCCTTGCCAATCTCACCAGTCTTCGGGAATTATGTGTTGATTCAATTGGTAAAGGTGACGATCATGAGATAATCGATCTAAATCATCGTCCtcctgcttcttcttcttcttcttcttcgtttCTTCAATCTCTTCGTATGCTGATTTTGTGTGGCCGCTTAGAAAAGATGCCACAATGGGTAGCTCGTCTTTACGGCTTGGTAAGAATAGATTTGGATTGGAGCAGGTTAAGGGGCGAGGAGGATCCGCTTGAATCCCTCCAACATTTGCCCAATTTGGATAGTATTAATTTCTGTGGATCTTACCAGGGAGAAGGGTTGTGTTTCAAGGCTGGAGGGTTCCTAAATCTGAAGTGGTTGCACTTAAAGAGAATGGAAGGGTTgagatggatgagagtggaggagGGTGCACTGCCTCGTCTCCAAAATCTTATTCTGGAACGACTTCCATTACTAGAGGAGTTACCATTGGGTATTCAGCAGTTGAGCCAGCTTCAACGGCTGACTCTGTATGAGATGAGTTCTCAATTGAGAGAGAAGCTGTTAGAGAATCAGAAGGAAGAAAGTGAAGATTACAGAAAAATCGCTCACATTCCTGAAATTCTCATTGGTTACTATACAGATGATAGGAAATGGAGACACCGCAGCCTGTGggcgaagaagaagaaaacataa
- the LOC113779338 gene encoding disease resistance protein RPM1-like isoform X3 codes for MAETVLSFVLDQLSTFLHEEGRLLGGLRQEVQFIMDELEQMRAFLREAEAREEDAQPTLQQWIKQVRDAAYDTEDILDEFVARFARHRATGFYGSVRRIFSSIKNLRARHRVASEIQSIKSRIKSISEGHQRYQSEYGISAQASSSLSAVNNTTWRYSRDDALLVEEAKLVGIDQPKKRLIPELLRGDDYQLKVVSVVGMGGLGKTTLVKRVHEDPEVRRHFPVRAWVTVSETCDFQYLLKDLIQQLHKEGNKPVPQSIESMTTTELKKIVKDFLQQAGRYAIVFDDVWDVEFWNTIKFALPESSHGNRVMLTTRRADVASASCIESRGLVYRMEPLSVKDSRTLFCNKIFNGGNCPGHLMDVSKGILDKCEGLPLAILAISGLLASKDVNRIDEWEMVRRSLGGELEGTGKLDRVKKILSLSYSDLPWHLKTCLLYTSIYPEDYKIGCLRLVNLWIAERFVEWREGINIEDVALGYLSELVNRSLIQVTRVFYEGNCRVHDLLREIIVSKSREQNMVTITTGQPTMWPSEQVRRLVVHSSSSNNTQQRPNYFFDHLRSFVTIGSKNPLLSSMLLSDVLRSSKLLKVLDLRGQKTRKEIPNEIFNSFHLKHLDLYGTGVERVPKGIGKLQHLEYLNLGKTGVRELPMEILKLQKLRFLKVYQQVDSSDDDYGYHGFKAPSNMGGLLALEILKSIDASSGSTIVKEIGKLTQLRELYITKLRREDGKELCSSLANLTSLRELCVDSIGKGDDHEIIDLNHRPPASSSSSSSFLQSLRMLILCGRLEKMPQWVARLYGLVRIDLDWSRLRGEEDPLESLQHLPNLDSINFCGSYQGEGLCFKAGGFLNLKWLHLKRMEGLRWMRVEEGALPRLQNLILERLPLLEELPLGIQQLSQLQRLTLYEMSSQLREKLLENQKEESEDYRKIAHIPEILIGYYTDDRKWRHRSLWAKKKKT; via the exons ATGGCAGAAACTGTTCTCTCTTTTGTGCTGGATCAACTCTCAACTTTTCTGCACGAGGAGGGACGACTATTGGGAGGGCTTCGGCAAGAGGTCCAATTCATCATGGATGAGTTGGAGCAAATGAGAGCTTTCCTGCGAGAGGCAGAAGCAAGAGAAGAAGATGCTCAACCCACGCTCCAACAATGGATCAAGCAAGTGCGAGATGCTGCTTATGACACTGAGGACATTCTTGATGAATTTGTAGCTCGCTTTGCTCGGCATCGCGCAACAGGATTCTACGGCTCTGTTCGGAGAATTTTCAGCTCCATCAAGAATTTGAGAGCTCGTCATCGAGTTGCTAGCGAAATACAAAGCATCAAGTCCAGAATCAAAAGTATTTCTGAAGGTCATCAAAGATACCAATCCGAATATGGTATCTCTGCCCAAGCGTCCAGCTCACTTTCTGCTGTGAACAACACAACATGGCGCTATAGCAGAGATGACGCACTGCTTGTGGAAGAAGCTAAATTAGTTGGCATTGACCAGCCCAAGAAACGTCTTATTCCTGAGCTCCTCCGAGGGGATGATTACCAACTAAAGGTTGTTTCAGTGGTTGGTATGGGAGGACTTGGCAAAACTACCCTAGTGAAAAGAGTCCACGAGGATCCTGAAGTCAGAAGGCATTTCCCAGTTCGTGCTTGGGTAACTGTCTCTGAAACATGTGACTTTCAGTACCTCCTGAAAGACTTGATTCAGCAGTTACACAAGGAAGGGAATAAACCAGTCCCACAATCGATAGAGTCTATGACTACCACTGAGCTGAAAAAAattgtcaaagattttcttcaacaagctGGAAGGTATGCGATTGTTTTTGATGATGTATGGGACGTGGAATTTTGGAATACCATCAAATTTGCACTGCCCGAGAGTAGCCACGGCAACCGTGTCATGCTGACAACTCGAAGAGCTGATGTAGCCTCTGCCTCTTGCATTGAATCTCGGGGTCTTGTCTACAGAATGGAGCCACTCTCTGTAAAGGATTCGAGGACCCTGTTTTGCAACAAGATCTTTAATGGTGGTAATTGCCCTGGCCATTTGATGGATGTTTCCAAAGGTATATTGGACAAATGTGAGGGCTTGCCCCTTGCAATCCTTGCAATCAGCGGGCTTTTGGCTTCAAAAGATGTAAACAGAATAGACGAATGGGAGATGGTTCGACGCAGCCTTGGGGGTGAATTAGAAGGCACGGGTAAGCTGGACAGAGTTAAAAAGATACTCTCTCTCAG TTATAGCGACCTGCCTTGGCATCTAAAGACATGTCTGTTGTACACAAGTATTTATCCAGAGGATTACAAAATAGGGTGCCTGAGACTCGTTAATTTGTGGATTGCTGAGAGGTTTGTAGAATGGAGAGAAGGAATCAATATTGAAGATGTAGCTTTGGGTTATCTCAGTGAACTCGTCAATAGAAGCCTAATTCAAGTGACTCGTGTGTTTTATGAAGGAAATTGTCGAGTCCATGATCTATTGCGAGAAATTATCGTTTCCAAGTCAAGAGAACAAAACATGGTCACAATTACTACTGGACAACCAACGATGTGGCCGTCCGAGCAGGTACGCCGTCTAGTAGTccatagtagtagtagtaaCAACACCCAGCAAAGACCAAATTATTTCTTTGACCACCTTCGGTCGTTCGTTACAATTGGATCGAAAAACCCACTCCTGTCCAGTATGTTGTTATCTGATGTTTTAAGGAGTAGTAAGTTGTTAAAGGTTTTGGATTTGAGAGGTCAAAAGACACGGAAGGAAATACCAAATGAGATTTTCAACTCGTTTCATCTCAAGCATCTGGACCTATATGGTACAGGAGTGGAGAGAGTCCCAAAAGGCATTGGGAAGCTTCAACACTTGGAGTATCTGAATTTGGGAAAAACCGGAGTTAGGGAATTACCCATGGAAATCCTAAAGCTGCAAAAACTTCGGTTTCTCAAAGTATATCAACAAGTTGATTCTTCCGATGATGATTATGGATATCATGGGTTTAAAGCTCCCTCAAATATGGGAGGGCTTCTTGCCCTAGAAATATTAAAATCCATAGATGCAAGTAGTGGATCCACAATAGTCAAGGAGATAGGAAAGCTGACCCAATTAAGAGAGCTATATATTACAAAGTTAAGAAGAGAAGACGGAAAGGAGCTCTGCTCCTCCCTTGCCAATCTCACCAGTCTTCGGGAATTATGTGTTGATTCAATTGGTAAAGGTGACGATCATGAGATAATCGATCTAAATCATCGTCCtcctgcttcttcttcttcttcttcttcgtttCTTCAATCTCTTCGTATGCTGATTTTGTGTGGCCGCTTAGAAAAGATGCCACAATGGGTAGCTCGTCTTTACGGCTTGGTAAGAATAGATTTGGATTGGAGCAGGTTAAGGGGCGAGGAGGATCCGCTTGAATCCCTCCAACATTTGCCCAATTTGGATAGTATTAATTTCTGTGGATCTTACCAGGGAGAAGGGTTGTGTTTCAAGGCTGGAGGGTTCCTAAATCTGAAGTGGTTGCACTTAAAGAGAATGGAAGGGTTgagatggatgagagtggaggagGGTGCACTGCCTCGTCTCCAAAATCTTATTCTGGAACGACTTCCATTACTAGAGGAGTTACCATTGGGTATTCAGCAGTTGAGCCAGCTTCAACGGCTGACTCTGTATGAGATGAGTTCTCAATTGAGAGAGAAGCTGTTAGAGAATCAGAAGGAAGAAAGTGAAGATTACAGAAAAATCGCTCACATTCCTGAAATTCTCATTGGTTACTATACAGATGATAGGAAATGGAGACACCGCAGCCTGTGggcgaagaagaagaaaacataa
- the LOC113779338 gene encoding disease resistance protein RPM1-like isoform X1, with protein MAETVLSFVLDQLSTFLHEEGRLLGGLRQEVQFIMDELEQMRAFLREAEAREEDAQPTLQQWIKQVRDAAYDTEDILDEFVARFARHRATGFYGSVRRIFSSIKNLRARHRVASEIQSIKSRIKSISEGHQRYQSEYGISAQASSSLSAVNNTTWRYSRDDALLVEEAKLVGIDQPKKRLIPELLRGDDYQLKVVSVVGMGGLGKTTLVKRVHEDPEVRRHFPVRAWVTVSETCDFQYLLKDLIQQLHKEGNKPVPQSIESMTTTELKKIVKDFLQQAGRYAIVFDDVWDVEFWNTIKFALPESSHGNRVMLTTRRADVASASCIESRGLVYRMEPLSVKDSRTLFCNKIFNGGNCPGHLMDVSKGILDKCEGLPLAILAISGLLASKDVNRIDEWEMVRRSLGGELEGTGKLDRVKKILSLSYNDLPGHLKTCLLYTSIFPEDYEIACIRLIHLWIAERYVERREGMSFAIVAWSYLIELVNRSLIQVTKVFFEGIPQYCRIHDLLREVILLKSREQNMVTVTTGQPMTWPTDKVRRLVVHSGSSNNTQHHQQRRNYCFDHLRSFVTFESISPLLSKMLLSEVLGSSKLLKVLDLRGQETQEEIPNEIFKMFHLKHLDLWGTRVERVPKAIGKLQHLEYLNLADTRVRELPMEILKLQKLRFLEVFQPVVPSDDDYGYHGFKAPSNMGGLLALEVLSCMDASSGSTIVKEIGKLTQLRELRITKLRREDGKELCSSLANLTSLRQLSVASIGKGDDYEIIDLNHHHPSSFLQSLGMLILRGCLEKMPQWVAHLHGLLRIDLNWSRLRGEEDPLESLQHLPNLSKINFCGSYQGEGLCFKAGGFLKLKWMHLKRMEGLRGMRVEEGALPRLQILFLRLLPLLEELPLGIQHLSHLQRLSLYEMSSQLREKLLENQKEESEDYTRIAHIPEILIGYYTDDGEWREHRLWEEKKKKTYNLS; from the coding sequence ATGGCAGAAACTGTTCTCTCTTTTGTGCTGGATCAACTCTCAACTTTTCTGCACGAGGAGGGACGACTATTGGGAGGGCTTCGGCAAGAGGTCCAATTCATCATGGATGAGTTGGAGCAAATGAGAGCTTTCCTGCGAGAGGCAGAAGCAAGAGAAGAAGATGCTCAACCCACGCTCCAACAATGGATCAAGCAAGTGCGAGATGCTGCTTATGACACTGAGGACATTCTTGATGAATTTGTAGCTCGCTTTGCTCGGCATCGCGCAACAGGATTCTACGGCTCTGTTCGGAGAATTTTCAGCTCCATCAAGAATTTGAGAGCTCGTCATCGAGTTGCTAGCGAAATACAAAGCATCAAGTCCAGAATCAAAAGTATTTCTGAAGGTCATCAAAGATACCAATCCGAATATGGTATCTCTGCCCAAGCGTCCAGCTCACTTTCTGCTGTGAACAACACAACATGGCGCTATAGCAGAGATGACGCACTGCTTGTGGAAGAAGCTAAATTAGTTGGCATTGACCAGCCCAAGAAACGTCTTATTCCTGAGCTCCTCCGAGGGGATGATTACCAACTAAAGGTTGTTTCAGTGGTTGGTATGGGAGGACTTGGCAAAACTACCCTAGTGAAAAGAGTCCACGAGGATCCTGAAGTCAGAAGGCATTTCCCAGTTCGTGCTTGGGTAACTGTCTCTGAAACATGTGACTTTCAGTACCTCCTGAAAGACTTGATTCAGCAGTTACACAAGGAAGGGAATAAACCAGTCCCACAATCGATAGAGTCTATGACTACCACTGAGCTGAAAAAAattgtcaaagattttcttcaacaagctGGAAGGTATGCGATTGTTTTTGATGATGTATGGGACGTGGAATTTTGGAATACCATCAAATTTGCACTGCCCGAGAGTAGCCACGGCAACCGTGTCATGCTGACAACTCGAAGAGCTGATGTAGCCTCTGCCTCTTGCATTGAATCTCGGGGTCTTGTCTACAGAATGGAGCCACTCTCTGTAAAGGATTCGAGGACCCTGTTTTGCAACAAGATCTTTAATGGTGGTAATTGCCCTGGCCATTTGATGGATGTTTCCAAAGGTATATTGGACAAATGTGAGGGCTTGCCCCTTGCAATCCTTGCAATCAGCGGGCTTTTGGCTTCAAAAGATGTAAACAGAATAGACGAATGGGAGATGGTTCGACGCAGCCTTGGGGGTGAATTAGAAGGCACGGGTAAGCTGGACAGAGTTAAAAAGATACTCTCTCTCAGTTATAATGATTTGCCTGGGCATTTAAAGACATGTCTGTTGTACACAAGCATCTTCCCAGAGGATTATGAAATAGCATGCATTAGACTAATTCATTTGTGGATTGCTGAAAGGTATGTGGAACGGAGGGAAGGAATGAGTTTTGCAATTGTAGCTTGGAGTTATCTCATTGAACTCGTCAATAGAAGCCTAATTCAAGTGACTAAGGTGTTTTTTGAAGGAATACCTCAATATTGTCGAATCCATGACCTATTAAGAGAAGTTATTCTTCTCAAGTCAAGGGAACAAAACATGGTGACAGTTACTACTGGACAACCGATGACGTGGCCGACTGATAAGGTACGCCGTCTAGTAGTCCATAGTGGTAGCAGTAACAACACCCAGCACCACCAACAAAGACGAAATTATTGCTTTGACCACCTTCGGTCGTTCGTTACATTTGAATCCATAAGCCCGCTACTATCCAAAATGTTGTTATCTGAAGTTTTAGGGAGTAGCAAGTTGTTAAAGGTTTTGGATTTGAGAGGTCAAGAGACACAGGAGGAAATACCAAATGAGATTTTCAAGATGTTTCATCTCAAGCATCTGGACCTATGGGGTACGAGAGTGGAGAGAGTCCCAAAAGCCATTGGAAAGCTTCAACATTTGGAGTATCTGAATTTGGCTGACACAAGAGTTAGGGAATTACCCATGGAAATCCTAAAGCTGCAAAAACTTCGGTTTCTCGAAGTATTTCAACCAGTTGTTCCTTCCGATGATGATTATGGATATCATGGATTTAAAGCTCCCTCGAATATGGGAGGGCTTCTTGCCCTAGAAGTATTAAGCTGCATGGATGCAAGTAGTGGATCCACAATAGTTAAGGAGATAGGAAAGCTGACCCAATTAAGAGAACTACGTATTACAAAGTTAAGAAGAGAAGATGGAAAGGAGCTCTGCTCCTCCCTTGCCAACCTAACCAGTCTTCGGCAATTAAGCGTTGCTTCAATTGGAAAAGGTGATGATTATGAGATAATCGATTTAAATCATCATcatccttcttcttttcttcaatcTCTTGGTATGCTGATTTTGCGTGGCTGCTTAGAAAAGATGCCACAATGGGTAGCTCATCTTCACGGCTTGCTACGAATAGATTTGAATTGGAGCAGGTTAAGGGGCGAGGAGGATCCGCTTGAATCGCTCCAACATTTGCCCAATTTGAGTAAAATTAATTTCTGTGGATCTTACCAGGGAGAAGGGTTGTGCTTCAAGGCTGGAGGGTTTCTAAAGTTGAAGTGGATGCACTTAAAGAGAATGGAAGGGCTGAGAGGGATGAGAGTGGAGGAGGGTGCATTGCCTCGTCTACAAATACTATTTCTGCGGCTACTTCCATTACTAGAGGAGCTGCCATTGGGTATTCAGCACTTGAGCCATCTTCAACGGCTGTCTCTGTATGAGATGAGTTCTCAATTGAGAGAGAAGCTGTTAGAGAATCAGAAGGAAGAAAGTGAAGATTACACAAGAATCGCACATATTCCTGAAATTCTCATTGGTTACTATACAGATGATGGGGAATGGAGAGAGCACCGGCTAtgggaagagaagaagaagaaaacatatAATCTTTCCTAG